A part of Myxococcus landrumus genomic DNA contains:
- a CDS encoding isochorismatase family protein has product MPSFRLMQDQAVLLVVDIQERLCGAMDHDVLDRMLARTSAAIEGARVLGLPVIVTEQYPQGLGPTHSLLRLKLGAFKAVEKLEFSAAVPEVLAALGTRKQVLVAGMETHICVFQTVRDLSERGYAPVLLADAVMSRSSEDRRVGLDLCRDAGAAVSTVESALFDLLGRAGTPEFKKISAAVR; this is encoded by the coding sequence ATGCCCTCCTTCCGACTCATGCAGGACCAGGCCGTGTTGCTCGTCGTCGACATCCAGGAGCGTCTGTGCGGAGCCATGGACCACGACGTCCTGGACCGGATGCTCGCGCGCACCAGCGCGGCCATCGAAGGTGCCCGGGTGCTGGGGCTCCCCGTCATCGTCACCGAGCAGTATCCCCAGGGATTGGGGCCCACGCACTCGCTCCTGCGCTTGAAGCTGGGGGCCTTCAAGGCCGTGGAGAAGCTGGAGTTCAGCGCCGCGGTGCCGGAGGTGCTGGCTGCGCTGGGGACTCGCAAGCAGGTGTTGGTGGCCGGCATGGAGACGCACATCTGTGTGTTCCAGACGGTGAGGGACTTGTCGGAGCGCGGCTACGCCCCGGTGCTGCTGGCGGACGCGGTGATGTCGCGTTCGAGCGAGGACCGGAGGGTGGGGTTGGACTTGTGCCGCGACGCGGGCGCGGCGGTGTCCACGGTGGAGTCGGCGCTGTTCGACCTGCTCGGGCGCGCGGGCACGCCCGAGTTCAAGAAGATCTCCGCGGCGGTGCGCTGA
- a CDS encoding vitamin B12-dependent ribonucleotide reductase — MEKELSAKPMVNGKERRAGRSKGKAAATGLSVERFFTTLGVDPADELAWEYRSASITGEDGKAVFEQKNIEVPRSWSMLATNVVASKYFRGTPGTPERETSVRKLVARVVDTLTRWGSDGGYFATELDRDAFHAELTHLLLRQKASFNSPVWFNVGVEAQPQCSACFINSVDDSMESILTLARTEGMLFKYGSGTGSNLSTIRGSKELLAGGGTASGPVSFMRGFDAFAGVIKSGGKTRRAAKMVILNADHPDVLDFIRCKASEEKKAWALIEAGYDPSFNGEAYASVYFQNSNNSVRVTDEFMKAVVADGSWQTRTVREGQPLDTYRARDLFREIAEAAHLCGDPGMQFDTTVNGWHTCSGTARINASNPCSEYMFLDDSACNLASLNLMHFRDIAGDFDVAAFKHAVDVVLLAQEIIVGFSRYPTERIGKNSHDYRPLGLGFANLGALLMASGLPYDSDAGRNYAAAITSLMCGEAYAMSARMAEKQGPFAGYAKNAEPMLGVIRKHRKAAHAVPQAGVMAELHAAQKAAWDDALALGEAHGYRNSQVTVLAPTGTIGFMMDCDTTGIEPDIALIKYKKLVGGGMLKLVNQTVPQALEKLGYPQTQAQDIVSALDKADTIEGAPHLRPEHLAVFDCAFKPANGSRSIHWMGHIQMMEACQPFLSGAISKTVNMPSDSTVEDIEKAYLESWKRGLKAVAVYRDGCKRTQPLNTSKETVKDTRKVEAAAVVEPMVTPEPRAVRRRLPDERRSITHKFSIGGHEGYLTVGMYEDGTPGELFIVMAKEGSVVSGLMDSFATSISLALQYGVPLKVMVDKLSHTRFEPSGFTGNPAIPIAKSITDYIFRWLELKFMPREETEEDAILAPETAPATQPALPAQSASFSRSTTSSRATWLNQADAPPCHTCGAIMVRSGACYKCGNCGATSGCS; from the coding sequence ATGGAGAAGGAGCTGAGTGCGAAGCCCATGGTGAACGGGAAGGAGCGCCGGGCGGGGCGCAGCAAGGGGAAGGCGGCGGCGACGGGGCTGAGCGTGGAGCGCTTCTTCACGACGCTGGGGGTGGACCCCGCGGACGAGCTGGCCTGGGAATACCGGAGCGCGAGCATCACCGGCGAGGACGGCAAGGCGGTCTTCGAGCAGAAGAACATCGAAGTGCCGCGCTCGTGGTCGATGCTGGCGACGAACGTGGTGGCGTCGAAGTACTTCCGGGGCACGCCAGGGACGCCCGAGCGGGAGACGAGCGTGCGCAAGCTGGTGGCGCGCGTGGTGGACACCCTCACCCGCTGGGGCTCGGACGGCGGCTACTTCGCCACCGAGCTGGACCGTGACGCGTTCCACGCGGAGCTGACGCACCTGCTGCTGCGGCAGAAGGCCTCGTTCAACTCGCCGGTCTGGTTCAACGTGGGCGTGGAGGCGCAGCCGCAGTGCTCGGCGTGCTTCATCAACAGCGTGGATGACTCCATGGAGTCCATCCTCACGCTGGCGCGCACGGAGGGCATGCTCTTCAAGTACGGCAGTGGCACGGGCAGCAACCTGTCCACCATCCGCGGCAGCAAGGAGCTTCTCGCCGGCGGAGGCACCGCTTCCGGGCCCGTGTCGTTCATGCGCGGCTTCGACGCCTTCGCGGGTGTCATCAAGAGCGGAGGCAAGACGCGCCGCGCGGCGAAGATGGTCATCCTCAACGCGGACCATCCGGACGTCCTCGACTTCATCCGGTGCAAGGCGAGCGAGGAGAAGAAGGCCTGGGCGCTCATCGAGGCCGGCTATGACCCGTCGTTCAACGGCGAGGCGTACGCGTCGGTGTACTTCCAGAACTCGAACAACTCGGTGCGGGTCACCGACGAGTTCATGAAGGCCGTCGTGGCGGATGGCTCGTGGCAGACGCGCACGGTGCGCGAGGGCCAGCCGCTGGACACGTATCGGGCGCGGGACTTGTTCCGTGAAATCGCCGAGGCCGCGCACCTGTGCGGCGACCCGGGGATGCAGTTCGACACCACGGTGAACGGCTGGCACACGTGCTCGGGCACTGCGCGCATCAACGCGTCCAATCCGTGCTCGGAGTACATGTTCCTGGATGATTCGGCGTGCAACCTGGCGTCGCTGAACCTGATGCACTTCCGGGACATCGCGGGCGACTTCGACGTGGCGGCCTTCAAGCACGCGGTGGACGTGGTGCTGCTGGCACAGGAGATCATCGTCGGCTTCTCGCGCTACCCCACCGAGCGCATCGGGAAGAACAGCCACGACTACCGTCCGCTGGGGCTGGGGTTCGCGAACCTGGGCGCGCTGCTGATGGCGTCGGGGCTGCCCTATGACTCGGATGCGGGCCGCAACTATGCGGCCGCCATCACCTCGCTGATGTGCGGCGAGGCGTACGCGATGAGCGCGCGCATGGCGGAGAAGCAGGGCCCGTTCGCGGGCTACGCGAAGAACGCGGAGCCCATGCTCGGCGTCATCCGGAAGCACCGCAAGGCGGCCCATGCGGTGCCCCAGGCCGGGGTGATGGCGGAGCTGCACGCGGCGCAGAAGGCGGCGTGGGATGACGCGCTGGCCCTGGGCGAGGCCCATGGCTATCGCAACAGCCAGGTGACGGTGCTGGCGCCCACGGGGACCATCGGCTTCATGATGGACTGCGACACCACGGGCATCGAGCCGGACATCGCGCTCATCAAGTACAAGAAGCTGGTGGGCGGCGGGATGCTGAAGCTCGTCAACCAGACGGTGCCCCAGGCGCTGGAGAAGCTGGGCTATCCGCAGACGCAGGCGCAGGACATCGTCAGCGCGCTGGACAAGGCGGACACCATCGAGGGCGCCCCTCACCTGCGGCCCGAGCACCTCGCGGTGTTCGACTGCGCCTTCAAGCCCGCGAACGGCTCGCGGAGCATCCACTGGATGGGGCACATCCAGATGATGGAGGCGTGCCAGCCGTTCCTCTCCGGTGCCATCTCGAAGACGGTGAACATGCCGTCGGACTCGACGGTGGAGGACATCGAGAAGGCGTATCTCGAGTCCTGGAAGCGGGGCCTCAAGGCGGTCGCCGTGTACCGCGACGGTTGCAAGCGGACGCAGCCGTTGAACACGTCGAAGGAGACGGTGAAGGACACACGGAAGGTGGAGGCGGCGGCGGTCGTGGAGCCGATGGTGACGCCGGAGCCTCGCGCGGTGCGGCGTCGCCTGCCGGACGAGCGGCGGTCCATCACGCACAAGTTCTCCATCGGCGGCCACGAGGGCTACCTCACGGTGGGCATGTACGAGGACGGCACGCCGGGCGAGCTGTTCATCGTCATGGCGAAGGAGGGCTCGGTGGTGAGCGGGCTGATGGACAGCTTCGCGACCAGCATCTCCCTGGCGCTCCAGTACGGCGTGCCGCTGAAGGTCATGGTCGACAAGCTGAGCCACACCCGCTTCGAGCCGAGTGGCTTCACCGGCAACCCCGCCATCCCCATCGCCAAGTCCATCACCGACTACATCTTCCGGTGGCTGGAGCTGAAGTTCATGCCCCGCGAAGAGACCGAGGAGGACGCCATCCTCGCTCCGGAGACGGCCCCCGCGACGCAGCCCGCCCTGCCCGCTCAGTCGGCCTCGTTCTCGCGCTCCACGACCAGCTCCCGGGCCACGTGGCTGAACCAGGCGGATGCCCCGCCCTGCCACACCTGCGGCGCCATCATGGTGCGAAGCGGCGCTTGTTATAAGTGCGGCAACTGTGGCGCGACGAGCGGCTGTAGCTGA
- a CDS encoding Bax inhibitor-1/YccA family protein produces the protein MAWETSGWQTAESDSVNSVLVQESKRAFMSRVHGWMFAGLLVTGVMAMFTLGNEALLRTAVEWRLGFFAAQLGVVFALSFLAPRLSGLVAAALFLGYSALTGMTLSILFLIYTAGSITQAFFLTAGVYGAMALYGTVTKKDLSSWGTFLFMGLIGVLLAGVVNLFMRSDMMSFVIACASVLVFAGLTAYDTQKLREMHAETGYSNAATVSIVGALTLYLDFINLFLAILRLLGRRR, from the coding sequence ATGGCCTGGGAAACTTCCGGATGGCAGACGGCCGAGAGCGACTCGGTCAACTCCGTCCTCGTGCAGGAGTCGAAGCGCGCGTTCATGTCGCGCGTTCATGGATGGATGTTCGCGGGGCTCCTCGTCACCGGCGTGATGGCGATGTTCACGCTCGGCAACGAGGCCCTGCTGAGGACCGCCGTTGAGTGGCGGCTGGGCTTCTTCGCCGCGCAGTTGGGCGTGGTGTTCGCGCTGTCGTTCCTCGCCCCGCGGCTGTCGGGGCTGGTGGCCGCGGCGCTGTTCCTGGGCTACTCCGCGCTGACGGGAATGACGCTCTCCATCCTCTTCCTCATCTACACGGCGGGCAGCATCACGCAGGCGTTCTTCCTGACGGCGGGCGTCTATGGCGCGATGGCCCTCTACGGCACCGTCACGAAGAAGGACCTGAGCTCGTGGGGCACCTTCTTGTTCATGGGCCTCATCGGCGTGCTGCTCGCGGGTGTGGTGAACCTCTTCATGCGCAGCGACATGATGTCGTTCGTCATCGCATGCGCGTCCGTGCTCGTCTTCGCCGGCCTGACGGCGTACGACACGCAGAAGCTTCGGGAGATGCACGCGGAGACGGGCTACAGCAACGCCGCCACGGTGAGCATCGTCGGCGCGCTGACGCTGTACCTGGACTTCATCAACCTGTTCCTCGCCATCCTCCGGCTGCTCGGCCGCCGCCGGTAG
- a CDS encoding MerC domain-containing protein, with translation MSSRWDGVGQVLSALCVVHCVALPAVFGLLPAAAARWFSGEGTHQGLLVLALAGALAAFIPGWRLHRRAVVPMLGIAGLSLLAAGAFLVPEGMSEGWEMGLTLVGGAVMAVAHGRNRALCRDCCECCPSEGD, from the coding sequence GTGTCCTCGCGCTGGGATGGGGTGGGGCAGGTGTTGTCGGCGCTGTGTGTCGTCCACTGCGTGGCGCTTCCGGCCGTGTTCGGCCTGTTGCCCGCGGCGGCGGCGCGGTGGTTCAGCGGGGAGGGGACTCACCAGGGATTGCTGGTGCTGGCGTTGGCGGGGGCGCTCGCGGCGTTCATCCCGGGGTGGCGGCTGCATCGGCGGGCCGTGGTGCCGATGCTGGGCATCGCGGGATTGTCGCTGCTGGCGGCGGGAGCCTTCCTGGTGCCGGAGGGCATGAGTGAGGGCTGGGAGATGGGCCTCACCCTGGTGGGAGGCGCGGTGATGGCCGTGGCGCATGGGCGCAACCGGGCCCTGTGCCGCGACTGCTGCGAGTGTTGTCCGTCCGAAGGTGACTGA
- a CDS encoding general secretion pathway protein GspE, with amino-acid sequence MAGLASTESSLTDFTYQVPESTIPVTVSTLPKSESDGVLFADSNKEASADIAIALPPALGEAAQSEAKASFGVHASQLDSPEPFASEAKTTPAKDTAEPRSLSSTDVLQGSPSAPEPSADERTSPDTPTSTHSEPSIAYLDAAESALGFKEPPDAAGPASTEKLATESWMLGSAAGASPSPSHEDKSNPSTVSTGEGDTSDSLMLEAAGSMLASHGEPSSRDAAKTREGTATEPLDPESVLPLGAVLPGSTGPKPEAVTESTSREEARESSAAPIGHEDAAVPAPKPVTRRAPIELDDLPAADDAPMQLASTWEFVGWQGAEGNGTIGHVAESTWDDRAVDLEGAMPRAEPPAGASTSDLPLASAWDFIQQPWQPHAREPSEVLTALLAAAGAATVTGSEGPAVSADQVLTALDDVSTQGVLGKVLIAYCAGRFQRAFLLGESFGLVRVGHAWGPGSDGPEVSALKVDLDVPSLLVSSLGQFGPSSFDAPTSAQDEAIFSALGGPASHLLVVPIRARGRPVAFIVADSGNTPVPGTTLDELTRVSAKASEVYDRLPASGAE; translated from the coding sequence GTGGCTGGACTCGCTTCCACCGAGTCCTCCCTGACTGACTTCACGTATCAGGTGCCTGAGTCGACGATTCCCGTCACGGTTTCCACCCTGCCCAAGTCCGAGTCGGATGGAGTGTTGTTCGCCGATTCGAACAAGGAGGCTTCCGCGGATATCGCAATCGCGCTGCCTCCCGCGCTGGGCGAAGCGGCGCAGTCCGAGGCGAAGGCATCCTTCGGTGTGCACGCCAGTCAGCTGGATTCGCCCGAGCCCTTCGCTTCGGAGGCGAAGACCACTCCCGCCAAAGACACGGCGGAGCCACGCTCCCTTTCGTCCACGGACGTTCTGCAAGGCAGCCCCAGTGCTCCTGAGCCGTCCGCAGACGAGCGGACGTCACCAGACACTCCAACCTCCACCCACTCCGAACCCTCCATCGCATACCTGGATGCGGCAGAGTCCGCGCTTGGGTTCAAGGAGCCGCCGGATGCAGCCGGGCCCGCGAGCACGGAGAAGCTCGCGACAGAGTCCTGGATGCTCGGAAGCGCGGCGGGGGCCTCGCCCTCTCCGTCCCATGAGGACAAGTCCAATCCCTCCACGGTCAGCACGGGGGAAGGGGACACCAGCGACTCACTGATGCTCGAGGCCGCGGGCTCCATGCTCGCCTCCCACGGCGAGCCATCGTCGCGTGACGCGGCGAAGACCCGAGAAGGCACGGCCACGGAGCCACTCGATCCCGAGAGCGTGCTGCCACTGGGCGCCGTACTTCCCGGCTCCACGGGCCCGAAGCCGGAAGCCGTCACCGAATCCACGTCGCGCGAAGAGGCGCGCGAGTCGAGTGCCGCGCCCATCGGACACGAAGACGCCGCCGTCCCGGCCCCCAAGCCGGTGACACGGAGAGCCCCCATCGAGCTCGATGACCTGCCAGCGGCGGACGACGCGCCGATGCAGCTCGCTTCGACCTGGGAGTTCGTCGGGTGGCAGGGCGCCGAGGGCAATGGGACCATTGGTCACGTCGCCGAGAGCACCTGGGATGACCGTGCCGTGGACCTCGAGGGTGCCATGCCGCGAGCCGAGCCTCCGGCCGGGGCCTCCACGAGCGACCTCCCGCTCGCGTCCGCCTGGGACTTCATCCAGCAGCCCTGGCAGCCCCATGCACGAGAGCCCTCTGAAGTCCTGACCGCGCTGTTGGCCGCGGCGGGTGCCGCGACGGTCACGGGAAGCGAAGGGCCCGCGGTGTCCGCGGACCAGGTCCTCACGGCACTGGATGACGTGAGCACGCAAGGAGTGCTCGGCAAGGTGCTGATCGCGTACTGCGCCGGACGTTTCCAGCGGGCCTTCCTGCTGGGCGAGAGCTTCGGCCTCGTGCGAGTCGGTCACGCATGGGGGCCCGGAAGCGATGGCCCCGAGGTCTCCGCGCTCAAGGTAGACCTGGATGTGCCTTCGCTCCTCGTGTCGTCGTTGGGGCAATTCGGGCCCAGCAGCTTCGACGCACCCACTTCCGCTCAGGACGAAGCCATCTTCTCCGCGCTCGGAGGCCCCGCGTCGCATCTGCTCGTCGTCCCCATCCGGGCGCGTGGGCGTCCCGTGGCCTTCATCGTCGCGGACTCGGGCAACACCCCTGTCCCCGGCACGACGCTCGATGAGCTCACCCGAGTGTCCGCCAAGGCCTCCGAGGTCTACGACCGCCTGCCCGCCTCGGGAGCCGAGTGA
- a CDS encoding (2Fe-2S) ferredoxin domain-containing protein, whose translation MPPPFQRHVFVCTNRRPDGHPKGCCATKGADEVRAAFKEELDKRGVKGRMRANAAGCLDTCSFGVSVVVYPEGTWYGGVKVEDVPEIVEEHLMQGRPVERLLMPFSRKEKAGS comes from the coding sequence ATGCCACCTCCCTTTCAGCGCCATGTCTTCGTGTGCACCAACCGACGCCCTGACGGACACCCCAAGGGGTGCTGTGCCACGAAGGGGGCGGACGAGGTGCGCGCCGCCTTCAAGGAAGAGCTCGACAAGCGCGGCGTGAAGGGGCGGATGCGGGCCAACGCGGCCGGGTGTCTCGACACCTGCTCGTTCGGTGTCTCCGTGGTCGTCTATCCGGAGGGCACCTGGTACGGCGGCGTGAAGGTGGAGGACGTTCCCGAAATCGTCGAGGAGCACCTGATGCAGGGCCGCCCCGTGGAGCGGCTCCTGATGCCGTTCTCCCGCAAGGAGAAGGCGGGGAGCTGA
- a CDS encoding lytic polysaccharide monooxygenase: MRRPLAASLFVLSLLSGSVASAHGSMEIPLSRIYSCFKEGPERPKSAACAAAIQNNGTQQLYDWNGVRQGNANGRHRELIADGMLCSGGSSYFKGMDLARTDWVSTPISPNASNRYDFVFHATAAHATAYFHLYVTKPGYNPAAPLKWSDLEATPFCTVNGIVAQNFRYRLSCPFPAGRTGNHVVYAIWQRSDSPEAFYSCSDVRIGGTVAPTSWVELGSLQAREDLPARSKVTLRVFDSAGRDAETHPILIDTAAKASQWMQQLAQRVNAASRRVQVGELQTDGNIRAAPNAATPRIYSRESSDSFQLDIEKPASTP; this comes from the coding sequence ATGCGAAGGCCGCTCGCAGCATCCCTGTTCGTGTTGTCGCTGTTGTCCGGAAGCGTCGCCTCGGCGCACGGTTCGATGGAGATTCCGCTCAGCCGCATCTACAGCTGCTTCAAGGAAGGACCCGAGAGACCCAAGTCCGCCGCCTGTGCGGCCGCCATCCAGAACAATGGCACCCAGCAACTGTACGACTGGAATGGCGTGAGGCAGGGCAACGCCAACGGCCGCCACCGCGAGCTCATCGCGGACGGCATGCTCTGTTCCGGCGGCAGCAGCTACTTCAAGGGCATGGACCTGGCCCGCACGGACTGGGTGTCCACCCCCATCTCGCCGAACGCCAGCAACCGCTACGACTTCGTCTTCCATGCGACGGCCGCCCACGCGACGGCCTATTTCCATCTCTACGTCACCAAGCCCGGCTACAACCCGGCCGCCCCGCTGAAGTGGTCGGACCTGGAGGCCACGCCCTTCTGCACGGTGAATGGCATCGTCGCGCAGAACTTCCGCTACCGGCTGTCCTGCCCGTTCCCCGCGGGCCGCACGGGGAACCACGTCGTCTATGCCATCTGGCAGCGCTCCGACAGCCCCGAGGCCTTCTACTCGTGCTCGGACGTGAGGATTGGCGGCACCGTGGCTCCCACGTCCTGGGTGGAGCTGGGCTCCCTGCAGGCACGTGAGGACCTTCCGGCGCGGAGCAAGGTGACGCTGCGCGTGTTCGACAGCGCGGGGCGCGACGCGGAGACGCACCCCATCCTCATCGACACCGCGGCGAAGGCGTCCCAGTGGATGCAGCAACTGGCCCAGCGGGTGAACGCCGCTTCCCGCCGCGTCCAGGTGGGCGAGCTCCAGACCGACGGCAACATCCGCGCGGCGCCCAACGCCGCCACGCCGCGCATCTACTCGCGAGAGTCGAGCGACTCGTTCCAGCTCGACATCGAGAAGCCCGCGAGCACGCCCTGA